A region from the Flavobacteriales bacterium genome encodes:
- a CDS encoding choice-of-anchor J domain-containing protein, whose protein sequence is MNNTFSVRNLFFALGALSLFASCDKEFDTPPIASIPDSAVITVRDLRQMFADSGQIAVRFTAPLSVYGTITADEQNGNLYKNVYMQDGGQAINVRLKNSGGLYQGDRVRIYLPGTTLSQYNGVLQLDSVDVDNNVVKQSTLNHVEPLEMTIAELNQSHLNGFGLDTLQSMLIRIVGVEFDQNDACNGLTYADAVGQNSVDRYMGDCTNSIIVRSSGYANFANTPLAAGNGTFTGILGQYNGTNQLIIRNLAEVALFGDRCDPCPLPFQPCPPTGGVQEDFSTVTANTNIDLACWYNGTQSSDLRVWRGGAFQAELFAQGSAYTSTAATTVSWLVSPNMQANGSNTLQFKTQRAFGDAGHDPFALFICTDFDGTNLSTANWAPVSCTYADDGTADFVWVDSGIIDLTSLLPNGYSGGFVVGFRYTGSGPNNQDTNMRVDDVQLN, encoded by the coding sequence ATGAACAACACCTTTTCCGTGCGCAACTTGTTCTTCGCCCTGGGCGCCTTGTCGCTCTTCGCTTCGTGCGACAAGGAATTCGACACACCGCCGATCGCAAGCATCCCGGACAGCGCGGTCATCACCGTCCGCGACCTGCGGCAGATGTTCGCCGACAGCGGACAAATTGCAGTTCGCTTCACAGCGCCATTGAGCGTTTACGGCACCATCACGGCCGACGAGCAGAACGGCAACCTCTACAAGAACGTGTACATGCAGGACGGTGGCCAGGCCATCAACGTACGTTTGAAGAACAGCGGTGGTCTTTACCAGGGCGATCGCGTGCGCATCTACCTGCCGGGCACCACGCTGAGCCAATACAACGGTGTGCTGCAGCTCGATTCCGTGGACGTGGACAACAACGTGGTGAAGCAGAGCACGCTGAACCATGTGGAGCCACTGGAAATGACCATCGCGGAGCTCAACCAATCGCATTTGAACGGTTTCGGCCTCGATACGCTGCAAAGCATGCTCATTCGTATCGTGGGGGTTGAATTCGACCAGAATGACGCGTGCAACGGGCTCACCTACGCCGATGCGGTCGGGCAGAACTCCGTGGACCGGTACATGGGCGACTGCACCAACAGCATCATCGTACGCAGCAGCGGCTATGCCAACTTCGCCAACACGCCACTGGCGGCCGGCAATGGCACCTTCACCGGTATTCTTGGCCAATACAATGGCACCAACCAGCTCATCATCCGCAACCTGGCTGAGGTAGCGCTCTTCGGCGACCGTTGCGATCCATGTCCGCTGCCCTTCCAGCCTTGCCCGCCCACAGGCGGCGTGCAAGAAGACTTCAGCACCGTTACGGCCAATACCAACATCGACCTGGCGTGCTGGTACAACGGCACCCAATCGAGCGATCTGCGCGTGTGGCGCGGCGGGGCCTTCCAAGCTGAACTCTTCGCGCAAGGCAGTGCCTACACCAGCACGGCGGCCACCACCGTAAGCTGGCTCGTGAGCCCGAACATGCAGGCGAACGGCAGCAACACCTTGCAGTTCAAGACCCAACGGGCCTTCGGCGATGCGGGCCACGATCCGTTCGCCTTGTTCATCTGCACCGACTTCGATGGCACCAACCTCAGCACGGCCAACTGGGCACCGGTGTCCTGCACCTATGCCGACGACGGTACGGCCGACTTCGTATGGGTGGACAGCGGCATCATCGACCTGACCAGCCTGCTGCCCAACGGATACAGCGGCGGCTTCGTGGTCGGCTTCCGCTACACCGGCAGTGGCCCCAACAATCAAGACACCAACATGCGCGTGGATGATGTTCAATTGAACTGA
- a CDS encoding alpha/beta fold hydrolase: MSAVALHFRRLGTEGRTPIVVLHGLFGSGDNWGSIGTDLATDFDVLLVDQRDHGKSPRTELTGYPEMAADVHALITSLGLTNVVLVGHSMGGKTSMVFAQHWPEVLKHLVVIDISPREHENNHAHILHALRTADLSPGRTRKDVEEHIKAHIKEPGVVQFILKNLYWETPEQLAWRMNVEGLYRNLGNILAPIGATTVRVPTLFIRGGQSDYITREDIPQIREQFPNSRIETIDYAGHWVHAQAPQEVVRMIREVA, translated from the coding sequence ATGAGTGCGGTCGCCTTGCATTTCCGCCGCTTGGGCACGGAAGGCCGCACGCCCATCGTGGTACTGCACGGCTTGTTCGGCAGTGGCGACAACTGGGGCAGCATCGGCACCGACCTCGCCACCGACTTCGATGTGCTGCTGGTGGACCAGCGCGACCACGGCAAGAGCCCACGCACCGAACTGACCGGCTATCCTGAGATGGCCGCCGATGTGCACGCGCTCATCACGTCGCTCGGGTTGACCAACGTGGTGCTGGTTGGCCACAGCATGGGCGGCAAGACCAGCATGGTGTTCGCGCAGCACTGGCCGGAGGTGTTGAAGCATTTGGTGGTCATCGACATCAGCCCGCGCGAGCACGAGAACAACCACGCGCACATCCTGCACGCATTGCGCACCGCCGACCTCTCGCCCGGCCGCACACGCAAGGATGTGGAAGAACACATCAAGGCGCACATCAAGGAGCCGGGCGTGGTGCAGTTCATCCTTAAGAACCTCTATTGGGAAACCCCCGAGCAGCTGGCTTGGCGCATGAACGTGGAGGGCCTCTACCGGAACTTGGGCAACATCCTTGCGCCCATCGGTGCCACCACCGTGCGCGTGCCCACGCTCTTCATCCGCGGCGGCCAGAGCGACTACATCACCCGGGAGGACATCCCGCAGATCCGTGAGCAGTTCCCCAACAGCCGCATCGAAACCATCGACTATGCCGGGCATTGGGTGCACGCGCAAGCACCGCAGGAAGTGGTACGCATGATCAGGGAGGTCGCATGA
- a CDS encoding TonB-dependent receptor has translation MIRSVRSLLLLASFGPALGVLAQIDTTLYMPADTAGGASRAPMYTMDAQELDAALGAQDISGVLQSSRDVFTSTAGFNFGNARFRIRGYDGENTLVTLNGVMINDLESGFAPWTLWGGLNDVTRWMRVHNGVAASRETFGSIGGHTEIGLRAGHLRKGLRTSVAFTNRSYRNRVMVTYNTGMQSNGWALSVSGSRRWAEEGYVDGTSYNAWAYFLAVERKLTEKQSLNFTYFGAPIIQGRQGAAIQEIYDLTGTNYYNPNWGYQDGEKRNARMSHDHKPVFLLTHNWDLDKKGKVQTSVVYTFGRDGLTNLNWFDAKDPRPDYYRYLPSYYDQTDPAYAAQLASLWGSDDNVRQIDWEQLYFANSKNLHTVVNADGIVGNNVTGMRSKYIVEEQRNDPTRWGINSVWNKPWKENGHITAGISWNKQVTHNFKVVKDLLGGDYWLDLNQFAELDQDDPNAAQNDIENPNRVVRVGDRFGYDYELHVSNLNAFGQFEQKWRTLEVYLGLNLANTSFFREGNVANGRFPTSSKGKGGTHSFFHYGLKGGAVYKISGRHYVSANAAYMTRPPAPRWSYLSARNQDGVIDGLTNEKVTSADINYILRAPRIKGRLTGYWTKFTDQIWSRSFFNEEFLTIVNYTMSGVDQTHMGVELGAEANITATWTMTAVYAGGQYLYSSRPQATATRDNSSEVLASDRTVYWKNYRVGGMPQTAASIGLKYSAPKFWFVGANGNYFDDIYLDPNPARRTAEATEIFVQDDPQVEKLLEQEKLNSAFIVDIYGGKSWMFKRKYRFAVNANINNLFNVTDFITGGFEQLRFDRQDVDRFPNRYSYMYGRTFFVMATFSF, from the coding sequence ATGATCCGTTCTGTACGCTCGCTCCTCTTGCTCGCTTCGTTCGGCCCGGCCTTGGGCGTTCTGGCGCAGATCGATACCACCCTGTACATGCCCGCCGACACGGCCGGCGGCGCCTCCCGCGCACCCATGTACACCATGGATGCGCAGGAGCTCGATGCGGCCCTGGGCGCCCAGGACATCAGTGGTGTGCTGCAAAGCTCCCGCGATGTGTTCACCAGCACGGCAGGCTTCAACTTCGGCAACGCACGGTTCCGTATCCGCGGCTACGACGGCGAGAACACGCTTGTGACGCTGAACGGCGTGATGATCAACGACCTGGAGAGCGGCTTCGCGCCGTGGACCCTCTGGGGCGGCCTGAACGACGTTACCCGCTGGATGCGGGTGCACAACGGTGTGGCAGCGAGCCGCGAGACCTTCGGCAGCATAGGCGGGCACACGGAGATCGGCCTGCGCGCCGGTCACCTGCGCAAGGGCCTGCGCACCTCGGTGGCCTTCACCAACCGCAGCTACCGTAACCGCGTGATGGTGACCTATAACACGGGCATGCAGAGCAATGGCTGGGCACTGAGCGTGAGCGGCAGCCGCCGTTGGGCCGAGGAAGGATACGTGGACGGAACCAGCTACAATGCCTGGGCCTACTTCCTGGCCGTGGAGCGCAAGCTCACCGAGAAGCAGAGCCTGAACTTCACCTACTTCGGCGCGCCTATCATCCAAGGCCGCCAAGGCGCTGCCATCCAAGAGATCTATGATCTCACTGGCACCAACTATTACAACCCGAACTGGGGTTACCAGGATGGCGAAAAGCGCAACGCAAGGATGAGCCACGACCACAAGCCCGTGTTCCTGCTCACGCACAACTGGGACCTGGACAAGAAGGGCAAAGTGCAGACGAGCGTGGTCTACACATTCGGTCGCGATGGCCTTACCAACCTGAACTGGTTCGACGCCAAGGACCCCCGCCCCGATTACTACCGCTACCTGCCGAGCTACTACGACCAGACCGACCCGGCCTACGCCGCGCAACTGGCGAGCCTTTGGGGCAGCGACGACAATGTGCGCCAGATCGACTGGGAGCAGCTCTACTTCGCCAACAGCAAGAACCTGCACACGGTGGTGAACGCCGATGGCATTGTTGGGAACAACGTGACGGGCATGCGCAGCAAGTACATCGTGGAAGAGCAGCGCAACGACCCCACGCGTTGGGGCATCAACAGCGTGTGGAACAAGCCCTGGAAAGAGAACGGCCACATCACCGCCGGCATCAGCTGGAACAAGCAGGTGACGCACAATTTCAAGGTGGTGAAGGACCTGCTGGGCGGCGACTACTGGCTCGACCTGAACCAGTTCGCGGAGCTGGACCAGGACGACCCGAACGCGGCACAGAACGACATCGAGAACCCCAACCGTGTGGTGCGCGTGGGCGATCGTTTCGGCTACGACTATGAACTGCACGTGAGCAACCTGAACGCCTTCGGCCAGTTCGAGCAGAAGTGGCGCACACTGGAGGTGTACCTGGGCCTGAACCTCGCGAACACCAGTTTCTTCCGCGAAGGCAACGTGGCCAACGGCCGCTTCCCCACCAGCAGCAAGGGCAAGGGCGGAACGCACAGCTTCTTCCATTACGGGTTGAAGGGCGGTGCCGTGTACAAGATCAGTGGCCGTCACTACGTATCCGCCAATGCCGCGTACATGACCCGGCCGCCTGCTCCCCGCTGGTCGTACCTGAGCGCGCGCAACCAGGATGGCGTGATCGACGGCCTCACCAACGAGAAGGTCACCAGCGCCGACATCAACTACATCCTTCGCGCCCCGCGCATCAAAGGGCGCTTGACTGGTTACTGGACGAAGTTCACGGACCAGATCTGGAGCCGCAGTTTCTTCAACGAGGAGTTCCTCACCATCGTCAACTACACCATGAGCGGGGTTGACCAGACGCACATGGGCGTGGAGCTCGGCGCCGAGGCCAACATCACCGCAACATGGACGATGACCGCTGTGTACGCAGGGGGGCAATACCTCTACAGCAGCCGTCCGCAAGCGACAGCAACACGCGACAACAGCAGCGAAGTATTGGCGAGCGACCGTACCGTTTACTGGAAGAACTACCGCGTGGGCGGCATGCCGCAGACCGCCGCGAGCATCGGCCTCAAGTACAGTGCACCCAAATTCTGGTTCGTGGGCGCCAACGGCAACTACTTCGACGACATCTACCTGGACCCGAACCCTGCACGCCGCACGGCCGAAGCCACGGAGATCTTCGTGCAGGACGATCCGCAGGTGGAAAAACTGCTCGAACAGGAGAAGCTCAACAGCGCGTTCATCGTGGACATCTACGGTGGCAAGAGCTGGATGTTCAAGCGCAAGTACCGCTTCGCCGTCAACGCCAACATCAACAACCTCTTCAATGTAACGGACTTCATCACCGGCGGCTTCGAGCAACTGCGCTTCGACCGCCAGGACGTGGACCGCTTCCCGAACCGCTACAGTTACATGTACGGCCGCACCTTCTTCGTGATGGCCACCTTCAGTTTCTGA
- a CDS encoding endonuclease/exonuclease/phosphatase family protein: MLRKLLLTASIVVPSLLLAQDKQRLVPAIIGFYNIENLFDTINDPAINDEEFLPRGANQWTGERYRMKLHNMAKVIGELGTDIHPRGPALLGLAEVENGTVVEDLVRTEPLTSRGLKVVSHEGPDERGVDVAFIYDPQQFKLLGQKAYRLNVPNEPDFKTRDQLLVSGILDGDTIHAIVAHWPSRRGGEKRSRPYRNMAADLGRHIIDSLTARNPNARVFYMGDLNDDPINESVRKHMKAVGDKNAAKGELLYGPMDKYYKDGIGTLAWRDSWNLFDQIILTPALCTGDGGRYKHHGTFIHNKPYMRQKEGNFEGYPFRTFVGNQFMNGYSDHFPVYVVLTRPE, encoded by the coding sequence ATGCTCCGCAAGCTTCTTCTCACGGCATCCATCGTTGTGCCGTCCCTGCTCCTCGCGCAGGACAAACAACGCCTCGTTCCCGCCATCATCGGGTTCTACAACATCGAGAACCTGTTCGACACCATCAACGACCCCGCCATCAACGACGAAGAGTTCCTGCCCAGAGGCGCCAACCAATGGACAGGCGAGCGTTACCGGATGAAGTTGCACAACATGGCCAAGGTGATCGGCGAATTGGGCACCGACATCCACCCGCGCGGACCTGCACTACTGGGCCTGGCGGAGGTGGAGAACGGGACGGTGGTGGAGGATCTGGTCCGCACTGAGCCGCTGACAAGTCGCGGATTGAAGGTCGTGAGCCACGAAGGGCCCGACGAGCGCGGTGTTGATGTGGCCTTCATCTACGACCCGCAGCAGTTCAAGCTCTTGGGGCAGAAGGCCTACCGCTTGAACGTGCCCAATGAACCCGACTTCAAGACGCGCGATCAGTTGCTCGTGAGCGGGATCCTCGACGGCGACACCATCCACGCTATCGTGGCGCACTGGCCCAGCCGCAGGGGAGGGGAGAAGCGCAGCCGACCATATCGCAACATGGCCGCCGACCTCGGCCGCCACATCATCGATTCGCTCACCGCGCGCAACCCCAACGCACGCGTGTTCTACATGGGCGACCTCAACGACGATCCCATCAACGAGAGCGTGCGCAAGCACATGAAAGCCGTCGGCGACAAGAACGCCGCCAAAGGGGAACTGCTCTATGGCCCGATGGACAAGTACTACAAGGACGGCATCGGCACGCTGGCATGGCGCGATAGCTGGAACCTGTTCGATCAGATCATCCTGACACCGGCCCTGTGCACCGGCGATGGCGGCCGATACAAGCACCACGGCACCTTCATCCACAACAAGCCGTACATGCGCCAGAAGGAGGGCAACTTCGAGGGCTATCCCTTCCGCACGTTCGTCGGTAACCAGTTCATGAACGGTTACAGCGACCACTTCCCCGTGTATGTAGTGCTCACCCGGCCGGAGTAG
- a CDS encoding carbohydrate binding domain-containing protein gives MKHALLLTALATGMCANAQFTSGFELWPDTVPGDWMGSKTTLSADSVEQVSVNVHGGTYAVRVINGPSAHKRFTTQPVTVVDGTTYDVSFWVRGSGNVRVGLFDGRTSGSGYASYNPYFTSTGNTWTQVTQQITCANDTTAAEFILSVQLTSGPEHLVIDDVNITSGIINPPVDASIYEIQFTTDVSGNSPLMNQVVNTGGIVTGVDTAGTNSWFVQAGTGPWSGVYAFDNTSVVALGDSVTFTATVAEFNGTTELTNVTNLVVVGQYPEPAPQVLDPVAAADEQWEGVLCHINSLQCMNLPDLVTFFEWTGTSWQGSMAIDDLMYLYAPTVGNYYDVTGVMHWANGSRKIEPRQLSDITAGSGISDAASFGVEVFPNPTADVLNVVLPNGNAIFTMVDATGRTVLNGQMNSMRSTVEVSALAPGAYSLVLNTGGAIGTVRVMVQR, from the coding sequence ATGAAACACGCACTACTCCTCACCGCCTTGGCCACTGGCATGTGCGCCAACGCCCAATTCACCAGCGGCTTCGAACTATGGCCCGACACCGTGCCCGGTGATTGGATGGGCTCCAAAACGACCCTCAGCGCCGACAGCGTTGAGCAAGTGTCGGTGAACGTTCACGGCGGCACCTATGCCGTGCGCGTGATCAACGGCCCCAGCGCACACAAGCGGTTCACAACGCAGCCGGTGACGGTTGTCGATGGCACCACGTACGACGTGAGCTTCTGGGTACGCGGATCAGGCAACGTCCGCGTAGGACTGTTCGATGGTCGTACAAGCGGGTCCGGCTATGCCTCCTACAATCCGTACTTCACTTCCACGGGCAACACCTGGACCCAGGTGACGCAACAGATCACCTGCGCCAACGACACCACCGCAGCGGAGTTCATACTGAGCGTGCAGCTCACCAGCGGCCCCGAGCATCTGGTCATCGACGACGTCAACATCACCTCCGGCATCATCAACCCACCGGTGGACGCCAGCATCTACGAGATCCAATTCACCACCGATGTGAGCGGCAATTCGCCCTTGATGAACCAAGTGGTGAACACGGGCGGCATCGTCACCGGCGTTGACACGGCCGGGACCAACTCCTGGTTCGTGCAAGCGGGCACCGGCCCTTGGAGCGGTGTCTACGCGTTCGACAACACCTCGGTAGTGGCCCTGGGCGACAGCGTGACCTTCACGGCAACGGTTGCCGAATTCAACGGCACCACGGAGCTGACCAACGTGACCAACCTTGTGGTGGTGGGCCAATACCCGGAACCCGCGCCCCAGGTGCTGGACCCCGTGGCCGCCGCAGATGAGCAATGGGAGGGCGTCCTGTGCCACATCAACAGCCTGCAATGCATGAACCTCCCTGACCTTGTAACGTTCTTCGAATGGACGGGCACCAGCTGGCAGGGTTCCATGGCTATCGACGACCTCATGTACCTCTATGCTCCCACCGTCGGCAACTACTACGATGTTACCGGCGTGATGCACTGGGCCAACGGATCGCGCAAGATCGAACCGCGCCAACTGAGCGATATCACCGCTGGATCAGGCATCTCCGATGCCGCGAGCTTCGGCGTGGAAGTCTTCCCGAACCCGACCGCTGATGTGCTGAACGTTGTGCTGCCGAACGGCAACGCCATCTTCACCATGGTGGACGCCACTGGCCGCACAGTGCTCAATGGCCAAATGAACAGCATGCGCAGCACGGTGGAGGTTTCCGCACTTGCTCCTGGAGCATACAGCCTGGTGCTCAACACGGGCGGTGCGATCGGCACGGTGCGTGTGATGGTGCAGCGCTGA